The Verrucomicrobiia bacterium genome includes a window with the following:
- a CDS encoding ABC transporter ATP-binding protein — MSDYVQLSNLTKIYPTPKGPVAVVKDFNLNIKKGEFITLIGHSGCGKSTVLSMLAGLNDITGGGIILAGKELVGAGPDRGVVFQAPCLLPWLTAFENVKLGVDQVFYTADNEEREQIVEYYLTVVGLGDSMHKKPAELSQGMRQRVGIARAFALSPKMLLLDEPFGMLDSLTRYELQQVLIELWRKDKKTALMVTHDVDEALFLSDRIVCMTDGPEAEVGDIIEVKFPRPRERKAVMEHPDYYPLRERLIEFLEIHAHKNKHKHATPTPPPVATSAQPPAEKATVTSSVNAPVSKEALVHSV, encoded by the coding sequence ATGAGCGACTACGTGCAGCTTTCCAATCTGACGAAGATCTATCCCACGCCCAAAGGGCCGGTGGCCGTCGTCAAAGATTTCAACCTGAACATCAAGAAGGGCGAGTTCATCACGCTCATCGGCCATTCCGGTTGCGGCAAGTCCACGGTGCTCTCCATGCTCGCCGGTCTGAACGACATCACCGGTGGCGGCATCATTCTGGCAGGGAAGGAACTTGTGGGCGCCGGGCCAGACCGCGGCGTGGTGTTCCAAGCTCCTTGCCTGCTGCCCTGGCTCACCGCATTCGAGAACGTGAAGCTCGGCGTGGACCAGGTGTTCTACACCGCGGATAACGAAGAGCGCGAACAGATCGTGGAATATTACCTGACGGTCGTCGGCCTTGGCGATTCCATGCACAAGAAGCCCGCCGAGCTTTCGCAAGGCATGCGTCAACGTGTCGGTATCGCCCGCGCTTTCGCGCTCTCGCCCAAGATGCTCTTGCTGGATGAACCGTTCGGCATGTTGGATTCCCTCACGCGTTACGAGTTGCAACAGGTGCTCATCGAGCTTTGGCGCAAGGACAAGAAGACTGCGCTCATGGTCACACATGATGTAGATGAAGCGCTCTTCCTCTCTGATCGCATCGTCTGCATGACGGACGGCCCTGAGGCAGAGGTGGGTGACATCATCGAAGTGAAATTCCCACGCCCGCGAGAGCGTAAAGCAGTGATGGAACATCCGGATTACTATCCGTTGCGCGAACGTCTCATCGAGTTCCTCGAGATTCACGCCCATAAGAACAAGCACAAGCACGCGACTCCGACTCCACCGCCTGTGGCTACATCGGCGCAACCGCCTGCCGAAAAGGCAACCGTCACGTCGTCAGTCAATGCCCCTGTCTCCAAAGAAGCTTTAGTCCACTCCGTCTGA